The region GCAACATAGCGAGGCTTATCTGGTGTTAATGCTGTCCATTTATCCGCGCTGGCACGCGCCAACCGGGCGGCGACGGTATTAATTTCCGCCGACAGCGATTCCATATCATAGTCCGCCATCGCAATCGTGGTGGCGTTGAAGGTGTTGGTTTCGAGAATATCAGCACCGGCTTCCAGATAGGCGTCGTGAATTTCACTAATCACCTGCGGTTTGGTCAGCACCAGCAGATCGTTATTTCCCTTCACATCGCTCGGCCAGTCGGCAAAGCGCTCGCCGCGATAATCTGCTTCCTGCAGGCGATAACCCTGAATCATAGTACCCATACCACCATCCAGCACCATGATGCGTTGCGCCAACTGACGCTGCAATTCGTCTACCCGATTACTCACGCGAACCCCATTCCCGGCCAATAAATACGATATATATTGCGTCTATCCTAGCATAAGTTATGAGCAGGCTAACGCGGTGTAGCGTGAGACTTTTTCAGGTAATTTGCCGATAAAAAACACAGCGAAAGAAGAGTTGCATTCTGCGGTAAAAAAACGAAAATCAATTCCATTACTACAAAAAGGAATCGACGCCATGACGCCACCAGAGCCAGCTAAACGCGGGAAAAAACCCAGAGCCAGCGCGGGAAACGCTGCACAGCCAACCGGGCAGGTTCAGTCACTGACCCGTGGCCTGACGCTGCTTGAGTATATCGCCAAAGCCAACGGCAGCGTGGCGCTAACCGATCTCGCTCAACAGGCCGGTTTACCGAATTCCACCACCCACCGCCTGCTCACCACTATGCAGCAGCAGGGCTTTGTGCGTCAGGTTGGCGATCTGGGGCTATGGACGATCGCATCGCACGCCTTTATCGTCGGCAGTAGCTTTCTGCAAAGCCGCAACCTGTTAGCGATTGTGCATCCGATATTACGCAAATTAATGGAAGATTCAGGCGAGACGGTCAATCTGGCCGTTCTCGATCAGACGGATAGTCAGGCGATCATCATCGATCAGGTTCAATGTACAGCGCTGATGCGTATGTCCGCCCCCATCGGCGGTAAATTACCGATGCATGCTTCGGGTGCCGGAAAAGCATTTCTGGCGCATTTACCCGATGCTCAAGTTACCCAACTACTGCACAAGAAAGGGCTGCATGGCTACACGCCACACACGTTCAGTTCGCCACAAGCGCTGAAAGAAAATCTCTTGTTGATTCGCAAGCAGGGGTATTCGTTCGATGACGAAGAGCATGCGCTGGGGCTACGCTGTATCGCGGCCTGTATTCTGGATGAACATCAGGAAGCCTTCGCCGCCATTTCCATCTCTGGCCCCGTATCTCGCATCACGGACGACCGCGTCACAGAACTCGGCGCGCTGGTGATCAAAGCCGCCAAACAAGTCATGCAGGAATACAGTGGGCTATGAATAAAGGGTATTTCTCGTCAGGCCTTTCAGGTGCATGTTTATGCAGACTCTGGGAGGTTTCGTGCGCGATGATGTCGTTATTTTCATGCTACCTCGTAGCACGCGCCCGACACAGGGCGCTTGTATCTTTCTCATGTAGTGATTAGCTATCACTACATGAAACAGAGTGAGCTTCCGCAGGGCGCTAAGGCTATCAACCTTGCGATTGAGTTTAAGCCCTCTGTTTCACCTTTCACGCCAGCATTAACATTGAACGGTTACCTAGAGCACTGACTCTGAATGTACAAGCGGAACGGGCGTGACGGCTTCAGTGAAAGGGGGACATTATGTATTACATCGGCATTGATATCAGTAAACGTTTTATCGATGTGTGCTTATTGGTTGATGGCATTAAAGGTAAACGGAAGACGAAAGTTTTACCCAATGACCCCAACTCAGCACAGGCTTTGGCTCGATGGTTAATCCTGCAAAAATGTGACCCGAGTCAGGCTCATATCATCATGGAAGCCACTGGGATTTATCACGAACACCTGGCCTATGGTCTCCATCAGGCTGGTATTCTGGTGTCCGTGATAAACCCGCATCGGGTGCGTGAATTCGCCAAAGGAATGGGGATATTGACTAAAACGGATAAGGTTGATGCTTATGTGCTTGCCTGTTATGGCTGCCTGAAACAACCAGAAAACTGGCTCCCGCCTTCTCAAGAAATAAGGAAACTCAAAGTCTTGTTACAGCACAGGGATAGTCTGCTGAATGATAAACAACGCATAGAAAATCGACTGAGCACGTTAAAATCCACCACGGCCCCAGAAGAAGTCCTGACCTCGCTGGAGTCGATTGAGCGAAATTTGAAGAATGAGCTGGCAAGGATTGAACGCCTGATAGCGGAGCATATAGATAAGCATCCTGGGCTAAAAAATGACCTGAAACTTCTGCAATCGATTGATGGAGTTGGAGAGCAAATCGGGTGGAATATGTTAGCCATCATCCGGGGCAATAACTTCAGGAGCGCGGAACAGGTGGCGGCGTACCTGGGAGTTATCCCGGTTGAACATCGTTCAGGCACCTCGGTGTGTGGCAGGGCCAGACTGTCGAAAATAGGTCCGCCGGGTATCCGGGCAAAACTATATATGGGAGCCATAGCGGCTATCAGTTGGAACAGTCATGTGAAAGCCCTCTATGAAAGACTGCGGCTAAAAGGAAAAGCGAAGATGGTGGCGATAGGGGCGGCGATGAGGAAACTGGTTCATCTGTGTTATGGCGTGCTGCATACGCAGCGGCCATATGACAAAAATTATGCGATGACGCCCCATTAAAATGCTTGACCGGCAACACGGTTACTCAATCGCCGCCGCCCTGTGTACCCAGGCTTTCCGGCTAAATTATGCCGGATTACGACAAAAGCCAGAATCATTCTCAGCAGTTGTGTATCGCGGATCAGCACGCTGGCTAAAACGCTTGCGGCGTCGGTAGGCGTAAACATCCTCGATATGACCTTCCCTG is a window of Pectobacterium punjabense DNA encoding:
- a CDS encoding IS110 family transposase, with the translated sequence MYYIGIDISKRFIDVCLLVDGIKGKRKTKVLPNDPNSAQALARWLILQKCDPSQAHIIMEATGIYHEHLAYGLHQAGILVSVINPHRVREFAKGMGILTKTDKVDAYVLACYGCLKQPENWLPPSQEIRKLKVLLQHRDSLLNDKQRIENRLSTLKSTTAPEEVLTSLESIERNLKNELARIERLIAEHIDKHPGLKNDLKLLQSIDGVGEQIGWNMLAIIRGNNFRSAEQVAAYLGVIPVEHRSGTSVCGRARLSKIGPPGIRAKLYMGAIAAISWNSHVKALYERLRLKGKAKMVAIGAAMRKLVHLCYGVLHTQRPYDKNYAMTPH
- the iclR gene encoding glyoxylate bypass operon transcriptional repressor IclR, translated to MTPPEPAKRGKKPRASAGNAAQPTGQVQSLTRGLTLLEYIAKANGSVALTDLAQQAGLPNSTTHRLLTTMQQQGFVRQVGDLGLWTIASHAFIVGSSFLQSRNLLAIVHPILRKLMEDSGETVNLAVLDQTDSQAIIIDQVQCTALMRMSAPIGGKLPMHASGAGKAFLAHLPDAQVTQLLHKKGLHGYTPHTFSSPQALKENLLLIRKQGYSFDDEEHALGLRCIAACILDEHQEAFAAISISGPVSRITDDRVTELGALVIKAAKQVMQEYSGL